One window of the Macaca thibetana thibetana isolate TM-01 chromosome 1, ASM2454274v1, whole genome shotgun sequence genome contains the following:
- the LOC126958326 gene encoding peptidyl-prolyl cis-trans isomerase A-like, translating to MVNPTVFFDIAVDGEPLGRVSFELFADKFPKTAENFRALSTGEKGFGYKGSCFHRIIPGFTRQGGDFTRHNGTGGKSICGEKFEDENFILKHTGPGILSMANAGPNTNGSQFFICTAKTEWLDGKHVVFGKVKEGMNIVEAMERFGSRNGKTSKKITIADCGQLE from the coding sequence ATGGTCAACCCTACCGTGTTCTTCGACATTGCCGTCGACGGCGAGCCTTTGGGCCGCGTCTCCTTCGAACTGTTTGCAGACAAgtttccaaagacagcagaaaattttcgtgctctgagcactggagagaaaggatttggttataagggttcctgctttcacagaattattccagggtttaCGCGTCAGGGTGGTGACTTCACACGCCATAATGGCACTGGTGGCAAGTCCATCTGTGGGGAGAAATTTGAAGATGAGAACTTTATCCTAAAGCATACAGGTCCTGGCATCTTGTCCATGGCAAATGCTGGACCCAACACAAatggttcccagtttttcatctgcactgccaagactgagtggttggatggcaagcatgtggtctttggcaaagtgaaagaaggcatgaatattgtggaggccatggagcgctttgggtccaggaatggcaagaccagcaagaagatcaccattgctgactgtggacaactcgaataa